One stretch of Hevea brasiliensis isolate MT/VB/25A 57/8 chromosome 12, ASM3005281v1, whole genome shotgun sequence DNA includes these proteins:
- the LOC110645953 gene encoding RHOMBOID-like protein 8: MEETPKVDTNIQINPAAEAEPTFPSDFTDSLQDHKTPFFKSRSRRRRSDTWVISIFVIFHLIAFIATMIVNDCWTNSNGDCAVKALRRMSFQPLSENPFLGPSASTLDKMGALRKTLLLEHQTWHLFSCPWLHAGLFHLIINLTGVIFLGIYLEQEFGPLRVGVVYFLSAFFGTLVTALFVRDSPIVSSSSAQLGLLGATLSALVRNWKIYTNKLAAVLILFAVFACNFMLGLLPYIDNYSNIGGLISGFLLGIALLFTPQLRQVAQNKSGLYDSGVKSSFNLKQKLDRPVLRSVSLLLFAFLLVGFLVAALQGINISQYCQWCGYFDCIPSKRWNCNDVTTYCEIMLSDTELTLTCLGNGNFRVFPYTNISDARKKDVCTLICS; this comes from the exons ATGGAAGAAACGCCCAAAGTGGATACCAATATCCAAATAAACCCGGCGGCGGAGGCAGAGCCCACATTTCCCTCGGATTTCACCGACTCTCTTCAAGATCACAAGACGCCGTTCTTCAAATCCCGCTCTCGCAGAAGAAGAAGTGACACATGGGTCATTTCCATCTTCGTTATCTTCCACCTGATAGCCTTCATCGCCACCATGATCGTCAACGATTGCTGGACTAACTCTAATGGTGATTGCGCTGTCAAAGCCCTCAGAAGGATGTCGTTCCAACCCCTCTCCGAGAATCCCTTCCTTGGCCCCTCTGCTTCCAC GCTAGATAAAATGGGGGCTCTTCGCAAGACATTGTTGTTGGAACATCAAACTTGGCATCTTTTTTCATGTCCATGGTTGCATGCTGGGCTCTTCCACCTTATCATCAATCTCACAGGTGTTATCTTCTTAGGGATTTACCTGGAGCAAGAGTTTGGACCAT TAAGGGTTGGCGTTGTCTACTTTCTTTCTGCCTTTTTTGGTACATTGGTGACTGCACTTTTTGTTCGAGATAGCCCAATAGTTAGTTCCTCTAGTGCTCAACTTGGATTACTTGGGGCTACACTTTCTGCACTTGTAAGGAACTGGAAAATTTACACTAATAAG TTAGCGGCTGTGCTGATACTTTTTGCTGTCTTTGCATGTAATTTCATGCTTGGTTTGCTACCTTATATAGATAACTATTCAAACATTGGAGGTCTTATATCAGGATTCCTACTTGGAATTGCACTTTTGTTCACTCCTCAGCTGAGACAAGTAGCTCAAAACAAATCAGGCCTTTATGATTCTGGTGTCAAAAGTTCCTTTAACTTGAAGCAGAAGCTGGACAGGCCTGTGCTGAGGAGTGTCTCTCTTCTTCTGTTTGCTTTCct ACTTGTTGGATTTCTTGTGGCAGCACTCCAGGGTATTAATATAAGCCAGTATTGCCAGTGGTGCGGATATTTTGACTGCATTCCTTCCAAAAGGTGGAATTGCAATGATGTGACAACTTATTGTGAG ATCATGTTAAGTGATACAGAGTTGACTTTGACTTGCCTTGGTAACGGCAACTTCAGGGTTTTCCCCTATACCAACATTTCAGATGCAAGGAAAAAGGATGTGTGCACTCTAATATGCTCGTGA